The stretch of DNA AAACGGGTTTTCATTCAAGTGACCATGCCGCGCGAGGAGTCTCAAAAAGATAAAGAAAATGCCACGGAGAAGGATTTTAAGGAAAGGATTGGAATTATGGAGCAGCTTTACCGTGCCGTACATGAGATTCGTGAACTGGATTTGGGGAATCGGTTTATGGTTTGGATGTTTAAACGGGATACCGTTTCTTTTGAAATCCATGCCAGGCATAAGGACATCACTTTTTATATTTCGATGCATCCTTATTATGCCGGGATTTTGGAGAAGCAGATTACGGCGTTTTACCCCAGCGCTTCCATTGATTTCATTCGACCTGAGGGTTTAAAGGCTAAGGATTTTAAGGGAAAAATCACGATGAAGGGCTATTATTTGTATCTTAAGAAGCTCAACTGGTATCCGCTTAAAACTTATAAAACGATTGAAAACGACTCTTTGAATGATTTTACGAATGTGCTTTCCAAGCTGGACGAGAACGATCGAGCGGTGATTCAAATTATGATTCAGCCCCGTCACGAAAAATGGCAGAAGGAAGCCAGAGCCTTTGCTACGATGTTGTTTAAAAATAAAAAACCCGGGAATAGTGGTTTCTTTGGGAAAATAGTGGGAGCCTTGGGATGGATTTTTAGAGCCACTGTTTTTGGCTACGATTCTGCGGAAAAAAACAGCCATCCTCCCGGAAGCAGCTCCGGGGACTCCTATGTGCGTATGCTGCAAACGGATGAAGAGGTGGCCAAACGGATTGGAGAAAAATCCAATCAAGTGGGTTTTGATTCCATCGTTCGTATTATGGCGTCCTCCGATAAAGGAGAGGCGCAATGTGACGGTATTTTGAACGGGCTCTTTGTGGCCTTTAATGTGACCAAAGATGCGGCTTCAAACTGGTTCCAAGCTCGACGATTCTTGCCTTTTGACTCCATCAACAGTCCTATTCTTAATGATTCTTTGGAGACTCGATCCTTTCAGTTTGGAGAAAAAATGTCCATTTTGACTCCCGAGGAACTGGCTTCCATTTTCCACTTTCCCAGCAGTCGTTACAATTACACGCCGGTTATTAAATGGCTTTCTTACAAGGTTCTCCCTGCACCCACGGATCTCCCAACCGAAGGTATTTTACTCGGTCACAATGTGTACCGTGGGGTGAAACGAGAAGTCCATTTTAAAAGAAAAGACCGCACACGGCATCACTACATTATTGGGCAAACCGGTACAGGTAAATCTGCCTTCATCAGCTACATGGCCAGGCAAGATATTGCCAATGGAGATGGGGTTTGTGTGGTGGATCCTCATGGAGATTTGATTGAAGAAATCCTTCAATTTATTCCTAAAGAACGGGCCAAGGATGTGATTATTTTTGATCCTTCGGATACGGAACGGCCGATGGGACTCAATATGCTTGAGGCCAAAACACCCGAGCAGCAAGACATGGCTTCCAGCCAGGCCACGGAAATCTTTATTAAAATATTTGGAGATGAAATTTTTGGACCCCGTATTCAGCACTATTTCCGAAACGCCTGTCTCACTTTGATGGAAGATCCGGATGAGGGCGCCACTTTGATTGATGTGCCGCGAATCTTTGTGGATGACGCGTTTATGCGCTACAAGGTTTCTAAGGTTAAAAACCCGGTGGTGAAATCGTTTTGGGAGCATGAATATGCCAGCACCGGAGACCGCGAACGACAGGAAATGATTCCTTACTTTTCTGCGAAGTTTGGTCCTTTTATTACGAACTCCATTATGCGTAATACGATTGGGCAGGCCAAGAGCGGATTCAATATTCGTGAGGTGATGGACAATCAAAAAATTCTTTTGGTGAACCTTTCTAAGGGTAAGCTTGGAGGGCTCAATACTCAGCTTTTGGGTCTGGTGCTTGTGGCACAAATTCAGCAGGCGGCCATGAGCCGCGTGGATTTGCCGGAGGAGCAACGAAAAGATTTTTACCTTTATGTGGATGAATTCCAAAACTTTGCCACCGATACTTTTTGTTCGATTCTTTCCGAAGCCCGAAAGTACCGTTTGTGTTTGATCATGGCGCATCAATACATTGGGCAGCTCACGGTTTCTAAATTTGGACAAACCAGCACGCAGATTCGTGACGCCGTATTCGGGAATGTGGGTACGCTCCAATCCTTTAAAATTGGTGCCGAGGATGCGGAATATTTGGCGAAAGAATATGCGCCGGTGCTCACCGAACAAGATGTGATTGGAATCGCCAATTACAAGGCGTACATGAAGCTCAACATCAACAGTGCCGCTTCACGACCTTTCTCGCTCGAAACCATTTGGGATCAGAGCAAGGCCAATCCAAAAGTGCGGGATATTGTGAAGCAATATTCTCGTATGAAGTACGGCCGCAAGAAGAGTTTTGTGGAGCAAGAAATTGGAGCGCGCATCGGAATTGATATCAATACTCTTGGCGATGAAGTTAAACCCGATTACACTGCGGAAGTGAATCCACCCGTTACGCCACCCACCACGCCATCCAATGGACCCGTTTAAAGATTATAATGTTTTGCACTTGGACCCCGAAGTTCCTCCTGTGGCACCACGGCCTCGTTTTCAAAGTCTTCCTATTTTTTTATCGATGGGAGTCGTCTTCATCAGCTTTATTGCGGTGACGGCGATTTTTAAATCTTCTTTGCACGACCAGGAATCTCAAATGACTTCGATGATCGATGAGATCGGGGAGCTCAAGCAGGCTAATTTTTTGCTTTCACAGCAGGTGAGTTCTCAGGAGCAAATCTTGCAATCCATTGTGGTGGATTTTTCCAGTTTGGGGTCTGCTGCGGCATCCGGAGATGCAGGAAAGATGCAGGAGCTTTTCTCAAACATTTTGTCGCGGGTTCCCACGCGCAATCAGAGTGTAGACTTGGCTGGGGCGGCTGCAAGCACGGTGGAAGATACTACTTTTGATGTTTTGGTTTTGGGTACCAATGGAGCTCACACGGACACAATTATTGTGGCCAGCATCAATGAAGACGATCGAAAAATTTCTCTCTTTTCCATCCCGCGGGATTTGTACATCAACGGGCGCCGCATCAACGAATACTACACTTACTATGGAGTGGAACAATTGGGCCGCATGGTCTCGGAAGTGACGGGCTTGGAGATGGATCATTTCGTTCAAGTGGATTTGGAGGGCTTTGTGGATATTGTGGATATTTTGGGTGGCTTGGATGTCTTTGTTGCTGAGGCCATTTATGATGGTTTGTATCCCAACGGAAACGGAGGCTACAGCGCTTATTCTATTGAAGAAGGTCAGCATCACATGACGGGAGAGGAGGCGCTTCGGTATGCACGAAGTCGTAAATCTTCTTCCGATTTTGACCGTGCCGCCCGTCAGCAAGAAATTTTGGCGGCGCTGCGAACCAAGGTGGTTCAACTCGACAGTGTTATGGAAATGAAGGAGCTCACTTCCATTTTCCAGACGGCGATCGAATCCACCACCACGGATATGAATGTCTTGGATCTTGTGGGTTATTATTATGATTATCAGGACTTTGAACTCAACACCGGTTTGGTCTTGAGCAGCGGGAATTATTTGTACTCCCTGATTAATGAAAGTGGAGCTTATATTTTGCTCCCGGATGTCGCAGATTTTTCGGAAATTCATCAAGTGATTTCTGAACTCGTGCATTAGGAAAAGACCCTTTCATATCTTCGCTCAGCACGGGAGCCTTTATGTGCCTCACAAAGACATGAAAGGGTCTTTCTTTACGGTGCTCAGCACGGGGGCCTTTATGTGCCTCACAAAGACATGAAAGGGTCTTTCTTTACGGTGCTCGGCACGGGGGCCTTTATGTGCCTCACAAAGACATGAAAAGGTCTTTTTTATACGGTGCTCACATGTTACAGTGCCTTTTGTCATGATTTCCAAAACCTCATTTGTCGTTGTCGATTTAGAAACGACCGGCCTGCACGCCGGCTTGGATAGTATTGTGGAAATTGCGGCGGTGCGCGTGGTGAATGGGGAAGTGGTGGATGAATGGGACACCACTGTGAATCCCGGAGTTTTCCTCCCGCAGGAATGCACTCAAATCACGGGGATCACCACCGAAATGGTGGCGGACGCTCCTTTGTTTGCCGATATTGTGGATGACTATTTGCGCTTTATGGGTGAGGAGTCTGTTTTTGTGGCGCACAATGTGGACTTTGATTGGACCTTTTTAAACAAGCAGCTTTTGAGTATGCAGCGAGCTCCGTTGAACAATCCTTACCTTTGTACTTTTAAATTGGCGAAGCTGGTGCATCCCAACCTTTCCAAGTACGGGCTTGGCAGTTTATGCATGGCGTTTGGCGTGGACTTGCCTCAGGCTCACCGCGCTTTGCACGATGCACGAGCCACTGCACACCTTTTGATCAAATTCCTCAGGGTTTTACAAAATGGTGGCTTAAAAGAACTCAAAGACATTCCGCACATTCAAAATCTCCCCAAGGAAGTGGCAAAGTCCGTTCAAGGGCAGGTGAGTTTGTTTTAATGAACTAGTAGGGAAGGCCCGCAAGCCCGCCTTCAATGTGCATCACTTCGGGGTAGCCGTGGTTTGCCAAATACGCCGCCGCCAGTTTGCTGCGGCTTCCGTGTTCACAATACACCACCACCGTTTTATCTTGAGGAATTTCTTGGAGCCGTCCGGGAATGGTCTCCACTGAAATATTTAGTGCTCCCTCCAGGTGTCTGTCTTCAAATTCTCCCGGGGTTCGCACATCCATCAAGAACACTTTTTCTTGATTATTTTTCAGGAATTCGAGTGCTTCACCGGCGGGGAGGGTTTTGAATGGGAGCATAGTGGTTGACCTCAATTGGACGATCTTTGAACTTTTTATATCTCGTAGCGTTATTAACCCTGCTCTTCTTCGGTTTCTGATGAAGTCATGCCAACTAAATGCTGGATAGCTCGCATAAGTTCAGCAGGATCTTGCATCAATTGAGCAGCTCTTGCCTCGATTGCAGGGTCGTTAATTTCGCCGGTTGTAGTAGTGCGTACTCCACCTCGTTCCACTATAGCTACATCGGTTGCAAGAGTAGCGGTGAAGCGATCATCACTTACTAACATGTCGTCGCTATATTTGGGTTCATCCAATCTATCTTCTGCCA from Candidatus Gracilibacteria bacterium encodes:
- a CDS encoding 3'-5' exonuclease, which codes for MISKTSFVVVDLETTGLHAGLDSIVEIAAVRVVNGEVVDEWDTTVNPGVFLPQECTQITGITTEMVADAPLFADIVDDYLRFMGEESVFVAHNVDFDWTFLNKQLLSMQRAPLNNPYLCTFKLAKLVHPNLSKYGLGSLCMAFGVDLPQAHRALHDARATAHLLIKFLRVLQNGGLKELKDIPHIQNLPKEVAKSVQGQVSLF
- a CDS encoding rhodanese-like domain-containing protein, encoding MLPFKTLPAGEALEFLKNNQEKVFLMDVRTPGEFEDRHLEGALNISVETIPGRLQEIPQDKTVVVYCEHGSRSKLAAAYLANHGYPEVMHIEGGLAGLPY
- a CDS encoding type IV secretion system DNA-binding domain-containing protein, translated to MAKLKEILEMVLGSLKVALEAVSAHWDWIIFWLVLALLFNRLLPWALRQFYEHWTARKRVFIQVTMPREESQKDKENATEKDFKERIGIMEQLYRAVHEIRELDLGNRFMVWMFKRDTVSFEIHARHKDITFYISMHPYYAGILEKQITAFYPSASIDFIRPEGLKAKDFKGKITMKGYYLYLKKLNWYPLKTYKTIENDSLNDFTNVLSKLDENDRAVIQIMIQPRHEKWQKEARAFATMLFKNKKPGNSGFFGKIVGALGWIFRATVFGYDSAEKNSHPPGSSSGDSYVRMLQTDEEVAKRIGEKSNQVGFDSIVRIMASSDKGEAQCDGILNGLFVAFNVTKDAASNWFQARRFLPFDSINSPILNDSLETRSFQFGEKMSILTPEELASIFHFPSSRYNYTPVIKWLSYKVLPAPTDLPTEGILLGHNVYRGVKREVHFKRKDRTRHHYIIGQTGTGKSAFISYMARQDIANGDGVCVVDPHGDLIEEILQFIPKERAKDVIIFDPSDTERPMGLNMLEAKTPEQQDMASSQATEIFIKIFGDEIFGPRIQHYFRNACLTLMEDPDEGATLIDVPRIFVDDAFMRYKVSKVKNPVVKSFWEHEYASTGDRERQEMIPYFSAKFGPFITNSIMRNTIGQAKSGFNIREVMDNQKILLVNLSKGKLGGLNTQLLGLVLVAQIQQAAMSRVDLPEEQRKDFYLYVDEFQNFATDTFCSILSEARKYRLCLIMAHQYIGQLTVSKFGQTSTQIRDAVFGNVGTLQSFKIGAEDAEYLAKEYAPVLTEQDVIGIANYKAYMKLNINSAASRPFSLETIWDQSKANPKVRDIVKQYSRMKYGRKKSFVEQEIGARIGIDINTLGDEVKPDYTAEVNPPVTPPTTPSNGPV
- a CDS encoding LCP family protein, whose protein sequence is MDPFKDYNVLHLDPEVPPVAPRPRFQSLPIFLSMGVVFISFIAVTAIFKSSLHDQESQMTSMIDEIGELKQANFLLSQQVSSQEQILQSIVVDFSSLGSAAASGDAGKMQELFSNILSRVPTRNQSVDLAGAAASTVEDTTFDVLVLGTNGAHTDTIIVASINEDDRKISLFSIPRDLYINGRRINEYYTYYGVEQLGRMVSEVTGLEMDHFVQVDLEGFVDIVDILGGLDVFVAEAIYDGLYPNGNGGYSAYSIEEGQHHMTGEEALRYARSRKSSSDFDRAARQQEILAALRTKVVQLDSVMEMKELTSIFQTAIESTTTDMNVLDLVGYYYDYQDFELNTGLVLSSGNYLYSLINESGAYILLPDVADFSEIHQVISELVH